A window of Mytilus edulis chromosome 10, xbMytEdul2.2, whole genome shotgun sequence contains these coding sequences:
- the LOC139492398 gene encoding bombyxin F-1-like: MQNFPIFMVILSIPALTNSQSGDHLCGSELTLMLELVCGGQYFESASHSKRSSHLFSINDNKMKSPEILKAELKSINIQKRGGVVDECCVRSCTFETLQSYCLHPQAETQNSKEEQKQTDRISTTTTTVSTTLLMIPETTTSRIRSRQRSRWFFLYALGRNPTRHPHYPY, translated from the exons atgcaaaattttcctATTTTTATGGTTATTTTATCAATACCAGCATTAACGAATAGTCAAAGTGGAGACCATTTATGTGGAAGTGAATTAACACTTATGTTAGAATTAGTATGTGGAGGACAATACTTTGAAAGTGCTAGTCATTCAAAAC GTTCGTCGCaccttttttctataaatgacaataaaatgaaATCACCTGAGATTCTAAAAGCAGAATTGAAATCTATTAATATACAGAAACGAGGTGGTGTAGTGGATGAGTGTTGTGTTAGAAGTTGCACATTTGAAACTTTACAGTCTTATTGTCTTCATCCTCAAGCAGAAACACAGAACagt AaagaagaacaaaaacaaacggatagaatatcaacaacaacaaccactgtatcTACAACATTATTAATGATTCCAGAGACAACAACATCAAGGATTAGGTCGCGACAGAGATCAAGATGGTTTTTTCTTTATGCTTTAGGACGCAACCCAACTCGTCATCCTCATTATCCCTACTAA